The region ACGGATCTATCCCGAATACTTCATCTTCCATGTGGGAAAGCGACACGGCGACTATAGACAGATGGATATCTGGCCTCCAAGCCATGAAGTCATTGTGGAAAACGACCCAGAGCAGATCCTGGAGGCGATCAACGACCGTGGTGTAACCCGCTTGCTCGTCGAGGACGGCACACCGTCGTCAGCCACGTTTCTACGCGAGACAGTCAGCAGTGCAGAGCGCAGAATTGCCAGTGTTCTGGCCTACTCTCCGACCGGGAGGGTTGATCGCCCCGACGTTACCGTCACGAGCAGCCTGACTGCAGAGGGATATGTCCTGACCGCACTAGAAGCGTCAGCAGAGTCGCCCGAAGTCCTGGAGCAGCTGAAGCTAGGACGTCGGGTTCTGACCCACGAAAACCGTGTGACAGAGACATACCGCAGGATCGAATTATCCGACGCTATCCGGCTGCTCACAGAATCCTCGGGCCCGGGGGCAACCACGCAGAGGGTTATCGCTGAGTCTCATCCCAGCGCCTCACAACTCATAACTTGAGAGAAAGAAGTTGAAATGACAGACAATGCTCTCGAGCCCCTCATCCGAGTAGAGAAGCTCTCCAAGGTCTTTGGCAGGCAGGGGCGGAGGGCGCTCGAGCTGCGGCGCTCGGGCAGGAGCAAGGCGGAGGTCGAGAAGCAGACCGGCTCGACCATCGGGGTCTTTGAGGCCTCCTTTGAGGTGTGCCGGGGGGAGATCTTCGTGATCATAGGGCTTTCGGGCAGCGGCAAGTCTACGCTGCTCAGGCTCATAAACCGCCTCATCGAGCCCACCGAGGGGGAGGTATATGTGGAGGGGGAGCCCATCTCCAGGATGCCCGCAGGGCGGGTGCGCGAGATCCGGCGCAAGAAGATGGGCATGGTCTTTCAGCACTTTGGGCTTCTGCCCAACCGCAGCGTGCTAGAGAACATAACCTTTGGGCTTGAGATCCAGGGGGTCTGTGCGCAGGAGCGGCTGCGGCGGGGTGAGGAGGCGCTTGAGATGGTGGGGCTTGAGGGGCAGGGGGCCAAGCGGATCGGCGAGCTCTCTGGGGGGATGAAGCAGCGGGTGGGGCTTGCGCGGGCCCTTGCCACGGGGCAGGAGATCCTTCTGATGGACGAGCCCTTCTCGGCGCTCGACCCGCTCATAAGGCGGGACATGCAGAACCTGTTTCTGGACATCCAGGGGGAGATCAGGCGCACGGTGGTCTTCGTGACCCACGATTTGGACGAGGCGCTCAGGCTTGGGCACCGGGTGGCGATCATGCGCGACGGCGAGATAGTGCAGGTGGGCAACCCCGAGGAGATCCTCACTTCCCCTGCGGACGAGTACGTCGAGCGCTTTATAGAGGATGTGGACTACGCCAAGGTGAGGAGTGCCGAGGCGGTGATGGTGGATCCCAAGGAGGTGGCCTACGAGGCGGAGGGGCCGCGGGTGGTGCTGCGGCGGATGAAGCGGGCTGGGATGTCGAGCATCTTTGTGGTTGACGCAGAGCGGCGGCCGGTGGGTCTCTGTGAGGCGGAGGAGGTGGCGCGGCTTTTGGAGAGCGGGGAGCGCTCTCTGTCTGGGGCCATAGACCGCTCGGTGCCCAGCGTGCGGCCGGACACGCCGCTGCGGGAGGTGCTGCCTTTGTTCGTGGAGCGCAAGCTGCCCGTTGCGGTCGTCGGCGAGCGGGGGCGCCTCGAGGGCATCGTGGTGCGCGGCGCGCTCATCGCCGGGCTTGTCGCCAGCATGAATGCACCAGCTTCAGGATCTAACGAGGTAGAACACGAGGCTCTAAGCTAGGTGGCAAAGCTATCCAATCATGCACAGGATGGGTCTTCAGCGAAAGGGTGAGAGATATGCTGGCTTTCATCCAACCAGTGCCGCGTATACCGCTCGGTGAGCGGGTCGAAGGTGTTGTGTCCTTTGTCACCGAGAACTTCGAGTGGTTCTTCAGCTTCTTAGAAAGCGTTCTCACTTCTTTGGTCGATGCCCTCTCAACGGTCCTGACGGCCCTTCCTCCCCTGGCCGTTCTTGGCGCCTTTTATGGCCTGGCCTGGCTGGTCTCCAACTGGCGAATTGCTCTGCTCACGGCGGCGGGGCTTCTGCTCCTGCAGGGGCTCAGGCTCTGGGAGGACGCGATGCTCACGCTGGCGCTGGTCATCGCGGCCACGGCGGTGGCGCTTGTGGTGGGCATCCCGCTGGGCATAGTTGCGGCCAAGTCCAGGGACGTCGAGACGGTGCTGCGCCCCGTTCTGGACTTCATGCAGACCATGCCCGCCTTTGTGTATTTGGTGCCGGCCATCGTGCTGCTCGGGCTTGGGGCCGCTCCTGCTCTGGTTGCGGTCGTCATCTTTGCGATGCCGCCGGCGGTGCGGCTGACCATGCTCGGGCTGCAGCAGGTCTCGAAGGAGACGGTTGAGGCGGCGAGCGCCTTTGGGGCCACGGGCTGGCAGACGCTAAGGAAGGTGGAGCTGCCCCTTGCGATGCCCACGATCATGGCGGGGGTGAACCAGGTGATCATGCTCTCGCTCTCCATGGTGGTTATAGCGGCGCTCATCGGGGCTGGGGGGCTCGGAGAGGAGGTCTACCAGGGGCTCAGCAGGCTCGACGTTGGTCTCTCCTTCGAGGGCGGTATTGGGATCGTGATCATCGCGGTCATTCTCGACCGCATCACCCGAACCGTTGCCAGAGGAAAGGAGAAAACCGGCATAAAGACAGCGTAACAGCAACTTGTGAAGAATAGAGAGAATCCAACGCAAGGAGCGAGAGAAATCATGACCAAGAAAGCACATGGTGCAGAAGAGATGCTCGGTCACCGACCGATAAGCCGTCGAGTGTTTCTGAAACTAAGCGGCACCGGAATTATCGGGGCTTCGTTGCTGGGTATCGCCGGATGCGCCGGGGGAGCCTCTTCCTCCAGCAACAAGATGCTCAGGCTCGGCAACATCGGCTGGGACGAGAACGTTGCAGTCTCAAACCTCACGAAGGTTCTGCTCGAAGAGGAGCTCGGCTACGAGAAGGTGGAGCTTAGAACTCTCGACGTCGCGCCACTATTCGCTGGTGTTGCCCGCGGCGACCTCGACGCCTTCCAGGACGTCTGGCTTCCCAAAACCCACAAGACCTACTGGGAGGAGTACAAGGATCAGGTTGTAAACCTGGGCCGGTGGTACAAAGGAGAGGCCAATCTCGGTCTGGCTGTTCCAGATTACGTTGAGGCACAGAGCATAGCTGACCTCAATAAGTACCGTAGCGAGTTCGGCGGCGAAATCATAGGCATCGAAGCGGGCTCCGGCATCATGAGGATCACCGAGCAGGAGGTGATCCCAGGCTACAAGCTGAACTTCGAACTCGTTCCGTCGAGCACTCCCGCGATGCTCGCCGCACTCAAAAAGGCGGTGGAAAGCAAGGACCCCATAGTCGTTACCGCATGGAAACCGCACTGGATGTTCACCGCCTATCCCCTCCGTTACCTGAAGGACCCGAAGAACCTCTTCGGTGGTTCGGAGACTCCCGTTGCCATCGCACGCCAGGGGCTCAGGGAAGATTTGCCCGATGCGTTCGCGTTTCTCGATGCGCTCACCCTCGACGAGCGTCAACTCGGATCACTGGAGCTGGAGATCCAGAAAGCCGGTGAGCCGGTCAAGGGTGCAAAGAACTGGCTGAAGGGCAACCGTGACGTCGTCAATCCCTGGGTAGAGGCCGCTCAGAAGGCCTAGGAGAAGTGGTGGGAGAGGAAGGAGCCCTATGAAGAGTCCCGAAGTGGTCGTTGTTGGCTGTGGCGGGCTCGGTTCTGCCGCCCTCTACTGGCTGTCTCGCAGAGTGGGATCTTCCGCGCTCGGAATCGAGCAGTTCCGCATCGGCCACGAACGGGGAGCCTCCCAGGACCACTCCAGGATCATCAGACTGGCCCAGCACCAGTCCGAGTACGCAGCCCTCGCCCCGCAGGCCTATGAAACCTGGCACGAGCTGGAGGAGCAATCAGGACAACGGCTGGTGATCAAGACCGGCGGTCTGGTGATAGAAGCCTCGGAGGAGCGTGACCCGGCCAAGGTCGGCACCCGCAACGTAGACGGGTACGTAGCCACCTTCGAAGAGCACGGCTTCGACTACGAGCTGTTGGAGCCGGAGGAGTTGATAAGCCGCTGGCCGCAGTTCCGGCTGAAGGGGAACGAGCGCATCGTCTACCAGAAGGACTCTGGAATCGTGGACGCCAGAAAGGCCAACGCGACCCACGTCGCGCTCGCGCGCGCGCAGGGTGCCCGAATCCTGGAGGAGACACCGGTTCGGAGCGTACGCCCCAGCGGAGCAGGAGTCGAGGTGGTCACAGACCACGAGACCTTCTTCGCGGACCGCGTGGTGATTACGGCTGATGCATGGACGAACAACGTTCTGGAGGGGGTCGGTTTGCGGCTTCCGCTGACCGTTACTCAGGAGCAGGTGACCTACTACGCGACACCAAACCTGAAGGACTTCTCTCCCGAGCGATTCCCAGTCTTCATGTGGCACGGGAAGCACAATTTCTACGGCTTTCCCGTCTACGGGGAGGTGGCTACCAAGCTGGGACAGCACATGGGTGGCCACGAGGTTACGGCCGAGACCAGAACCTTTGAGCCGGATCCGGTTCGACAGGAGCGCTACCGGAACTTCC is a window of Rubrobacter xylanophilus DSM 9941 DNA encoding:
- a CDS encoding glycine betaine ABC transporter substrate-binding protein codes for the protein MTKKAHGAEEMLGHRPISRRVFLKLSGTGIIGASLLGIAGCAGGASSSSNKMLRLGNIGWDENVAVSNLTKVLLEEELGYEKVELRTLDVAPLFAGVARGDLDAFQDVWLPKTHKTYWEEYKDQVVNLGRWYKGEANLGLAVPDYVEAQSIADLNKYRSEFGGEIIGIEAGSGIMRITEQEVIPGYKLNFELVPSSTPAMLAALKKAVESKDPIVVTAWKPHWMFTAYPLRYLKDPKNLFGGSETPVAIARQGLREDLPDAFAFLDALTLDERQLGSLELEIQKAGEPVKGAKNWLKGNRDVVNPWVEAAQKA
- a CDS encoding ABC transporter permease — translated: MLAFIQPVPRIPLGERVEGVVSFVTENFEWFFSFLESVLTSLVDALSTVLTALPPLAVLGAFYGLAWLVSNWRIALLTAAGLLLLQGLRLWEDAMLTLALVIAATAVALVVGIPLGIVAAKSRDVETVLRPVLDFMQTMPAFVYLVPAIVLLGLGAAPALVAVVIFAMPPAVRLTMLGLQQVSKETVEAASAFGATGWQTLRKVELPLAMPTIMAGVNQVIMLSLSMVVIAALIGAGGLGEEVYQGLSRLDVGLSFEGGIGIVIIAVILDRITRTVARGKEKTGIKTA
- a CDS encoding quaternary amine ABC transporter ATP-binding protein, translated to MTDNALEPLIRVEKLSKVFGRQGRRALELRRSGRSKAEVEKQTGSTIGVFEASFEVCRGEIFVIIGLSGSGKSTLLRLINRLIEPTEGEVYVEGEPISRMPAGRVREIRRKKMGMVFQHFGLLPNRSVLENITFGLEIQGVCAQERLRRGEEALEMVGLEGQGAKRIGELSGGMKQRVGLARALATGQEILLMDEPFSALDPLIRRDMQNLFLDIQGEIRRTVVFVTHDLDEALRLGHRVAIMRDGEIVQVGNPEEILTSPADEYVERFIEDVDYAKVRSAEAVMVDPKEVAYEAEGPRVVLRRMKRAGMSSIFVVDAERRPVGLCEAEEVARLLESGERSLSGAIDRSVPSVRPDTPLREVLPLFVERKLPVAVVGERGRLEGIVVRGALIAGLVASMNAPASGSNEVEHEALS
- the solA gene encoding N-methyl-L-tryptophan oxidase, which gives rise to MKSPEVVVVGCGGLGSAALYWLSRRVGSSALGIEQFRIGHERGASQDHSRIIRLAQHQSEYAALAPQAYETWHELEEQSGQRLVIKTGGLVIEASEERDPAKVGTRNVDGYVATFEEHGFDYELLEPEELISRWPQFRLKGNERIVYQKDSGIVDARKANATHVALARAQGARILEETPVRSVRPSGAGVEVVTDHETFFADRVVITADAWTNNVLEGVGLRLPLTVTQEQVTYYATPNLKDFSPERFPVFMWHGKHNFYGFPVYGEVATKLGQHMGGHEVTAETRTFEPDPVRQERYRNFLSKHIPGFLGPELYTKTCLYTIPPDQNFIIDTLPEHPQISVAIGAGHAFKFASLIGRILSELALDGSSSFPIEPFTITRPAITDKTFQRSFHA